A single genomic interval of Candidatus Babeliales bacterium harbors:
- the serS gene encoding serine--tRNA ligase, with translation MIDLSLLRENPDLFIASLKKKDPNYDVMRLISLDKELRKVRVDVESLRHRKNELAKEGRGGITQELREQSIDVNNQLKEKEQVLSVLEPEFTHYYLACPNIVQNEVPTGNKEANCVVSLFGKKPLYSFELKNHLELGESLGWLDFQTAAKVSGADVALYKDDGVRLLFSLAMFMLKHNNKHGFNFVLPSVFVNEKSLETTGNFPKFRDQVFAIPEDNFFLTPTSEVNLTNMYRDHIFMREDLPVRMTAFTSCFRRESGGYGSSERGLIRMRQFEKVEIVSLCDPEKSEQEHERMLACAEGILQALGLHYRVMLLAAQDASWSSAKTYDIEIWCPGQNEYKEVSSISNCTDFQARRGMIRFKDKPDGKTQLVHTLNGSSLALPRLMVALMETYQQSDGTIIIPDILKKEGLF, from the coding sequence ATGATTGATCTTAGCTTATTGCGTGAAAACCCTGATTTATTTATTGCTTCTCTTAAAAAAAAAGACCCTAATTATGATGTAATGCGATTAATAAGCTTGGATAAGGAGCTTCGTAAAGTTCGCGTTGATGTTGAATCATTACGTCATCGTAAAAATGAGTTAGCAAAAGAAGGCCGTGGAGGCATAACGCAAGAGTTGCGTGAACAATCCATTGATGTAAACAATCAATTAAAAGAAAAAGAACAAGTACTGAGCGTTTTAGAACCTGAATTTACTCATTATTATCTTGCTTGTCCTAACATTGTACAGAATGAAGTTCCCACAGGTAATAAGGAAGCGAATTGCGTAGTAAGTTTGTTTGGTAAAAAGCCTCTATATTCATTCGAATTAAAAAATCATCTTGAATTAGGAGAAAGCCTTGGGTGGTTAGATTTTCAAACAGCGGCAAAAGTGAGTGGTGCTGACGTTGCTTTGTATAAAGATGATGGCGTTAGATTACTTTTTTCTTTGGCTATGTTTATGCTTAAGCATAACAATAAGCATGGTTTTAATTTTGTTTTACCATCTGTCTTTGTTAACGAAAAATCCTTGGAAACTACCGGTAACTTTCCTAAATTTAGAGACCAAGTGTTTGCCATTCCAGAAGATAATTTCTTTTTAACACCTACATCTGAAGTTAATTTAACTAATATGTACCGTGACCATATTTTTATGAGAGAAGATCTTCCCGTACGCATGACAGCGTTCACCAGTTGTTTTAGACGTGAAAGTGGTGGTTATGGTTCTAGTGAGCGTGGTTTAATTAGAATGCGTCAGTTTGAAAAAGTAGAAATTGTTTCTCTTTGTGATCCTGAAAAGTCTGAGCAAGAACATGAACGTATGCTTGCATGCGCTGAAGGTATTTTACAGGCTTTAGGTCTGCATTATCGTGTTATGTTATTAGCAGCACAGGATGCTTCATGGTCATCGGCAAAAACGTATGATATTGAAATTTGGTGTCCTGGCCAAAATGAATATAAAGAGGTTTCTTCAATCAGTAATTGTACTGATTTTCAAGCACGTCGCGGAATGATACGGTTTAAGGATAAACCGGATGGTAAAACGCAATTAGTACATACGCTCAATGGTTCTTCTTTAGCATTACCACGATTAATGGTAGCGTTAATGGAAACATATCAGCAGTCTGATGGCACTATTATTATTCCCGATATTTTGAAAAAAGAAGGTCTGTTTTAA
- a CDS encoding DUF58 domain-containing protein — MVEKKKLISPEIAHKIKQLEIFTRRLLNGSLVGDSRSAIKGTGFEFDQIREYSFGDDIRFIDWKASARSNKLLVKQYIEERSRTIFLAVDVSQSSIFGSSVTNKHTRITELASVLALVAHHGKDHVGLLLFSDNIEEYIPPASSLHHVHRVVECILGFAPKKSTTDTSKALQHLLSVKKSDAIVFLISDFIDDELDTYLAQAACKYDLIAVRCLDVNEKIMPPVGFITVEDMETGEFVELDLRNNSSGDVKKFLATRIDEQNMLFKRRGIDFFEVSSEKHDYLSDMVKFFRRRMMY; from the coding sequence ATGGTAGAGAAAAAAAAATTAATATCTCCAGAAATTGCACATAAAATAAAACAGCTAGAGATTTTTACACGGCGCTTACTTAATGGATCCTTGGTAGGAGATAGTCGTTCTGCTATCAAAGGAACTGGTTTTGAATTTGATCAAATTCGTGAATATAGTTTTGGTGATGATATTCGTTTTATTGATTGGAAAGCATCAGCACGGAGCAATAAGTTATTAGTAAAGCAGTATATTGAAGAGCGCAGTAGAACTATATTTTTGGCAGTTGATGTTTCACAATCGAGTATTTTTGGTTCTAGCGTTACTAATAAACATACACGTATCACCGAACTTGCGAGTGTGTTAGCATTGGTTGCTCACCATGGTAAAGACCACGTAGGACTTTTGTTGTTTTCGGATAACATTGAGGAATATATACCGCCAGCAAGTAGCTTGCATCATGTACATCGTGTTGTTGAATGTATACTGGGCTTTGCGCCAAAAAAATCAACAACAGATACATCAAAAGCATTACAGCACCTGCTTTCTGTAAAAAAAAGTGATGCGATTGTATTTCTTATTTCAGATTTTATTGATGATGAGTTGGATACATATCTTGCGCAAGCTGCTTGTAAATATGATCTTATTGCAGTTCGTTGCTTGGATGTGAATGAAAAAATAATGCCACCAGTCGGTTTTATTACGGTAGAAGACATGGAAACTGGCGAGTTTGTTGAGCTTGATTTGCGTAATAATTCTAGTGGTGATGTAAAAAAGTTTTTAGCTACTCGTATTGATGAGCAGAATATGTTATTTAAACGACGTGGCATTGATTTTTTTGAAGTATCATCAGAAAAACATGATTATTTATCTGATATGGTTAAATTTTTTAGACGTCGCATGATGTATTAA
- a CDS encoding ATP-dependent DNA ligase — protein sequence MKFIEVAHSFNEIEPISGRLEITRLLAQLLKKASPQEAEIITSLSLGQLHPPHIGTQFNIAEKNLLKAIAQFLNTSPDTIKKELKHIGDIGLIFNEYTWNNTAQLSVTDVYHALCKLEKMSGTGSQEEKIIFLSDLFNQLDPLSAKFIARIIIGKLRLGFSDMTIIDALSWMETGNKSIRSDLEHAYNMCADIGLIAKILKENGITAIKHMSIKVGTPILPAAAERLPTAQAIFKKLHTCYAEPKLDGFRLQIHVDNTTNTPKINFFSRNLQNMSAMFPDITKELLKLNVKNLICEGEAIGYDPNTNGFLPFQETVKRKRKHGIEQAATEFPLQLFLFDLLYLNDQSYLNIPYIKRHQQLEKLLHNVKSEHIFIIEHKEIHTAKSLEDYFFATVATGLEGLVVKRPEAPYQPGKRNFNWIKLKRQEEGHLEDTIDCVVLGYYAGKGKRTHFGIGAFLVGVFNKELDMFQTVAKIGTGMTDSEWRELKKKCDSLTVAEKPKNIQCAKELIPDKWVTPDIVCRVRADEITLSPLHSAGKTEKNLGYALRFPRFMDYRFDKGAEEATTDDEIKRLYEDQFIK from the coding sequence ATGAAATTTATTGAAGTAGCGCATAGTTTTAATGAAATTGAACCAATTTCAGGACGACTAGAAATCACTCGCCTACTCGCACAATTACTCAAAAAAGCATCTCCTCAGGAAGCGGAAATTATCACTTCACTTTCACTTGGACAATTACATCCACCACATATCGGCACACAATTTAATATTGCTGAAAAAAATTTACTCAAAGCAATCGCTCAGTTTTTAAATACGTCCCCCGATACAATAAAAAAAGAACTAAAACATATCGGAGATATTGGTCTTATATTCAATGAATACACCTGGAATAATACCGCACAATTATCTGTTACGGATGTCTATCACGCATTATGTAAACTTGAAAAAATGAGCGGTACCGGTTCTCAAGAAGAAAAAATAATTTTTTTATCTGACTTATTTAATCAATTAGATCCCTTATCTGCAAAATTTATTGCGCGCATTATCATTGGAAAATTACGTCTTGGATTTTCTGATATGACAATTATTGATGCATTGTCATGGATGGAAACTGGAAATAAATCAATACGATCTGATTTAGAACATGCTTATAATATGTGCGCAGACATTGGCCTTATTGCAAAAATATTAAAGGAAAACGGAATCACTGCAATCAAACATATGAGTATTAAAGTTGGCACTCCTATCCTACCTGCAGCAGCAGAGCGATTACCAACGGCACAAGCTATTTTTAAAAAACTACATACCTGTTATGCTGAACCAAAACTTGATGGTTTTCGCTTACAAATACATGTTGATAACACAACAAATACACCAAAAATTAATTTTTTTTCACGTAATCTACAAAATATGTCAGCAATGTTTCCTGACATAACTAAAGAATTGTTAAAACTGAATGTTAAGAATCTCATCTGTGAAGGTGAAGCGATTGGCTACGATCCCAACACCAATGGTTTTTTACCATTTCAAGAAACAGTAAAACGCAAACGAAAACACGGCATAGAACAAGCTGCTACTGAATTCCCTTTGCAACTGTTTTTATTTGATTTACTTTATCTTAATGACCAAAGTTATCTTAATATACCTTACATTAAACGGCATCAGCAATTAGAAAAATTACTGCACAATGTAAAATCTGAACATATCTTTATTATTGAACACAAAGAAATACATACCGCCAAATCACTTGAAGATTATTTTTTTGCTACGGTCGCGACAGGGCTCGAAGGACTTGTAGTAAAACGACCTGAGGCACCATATCAACCAGGAAAACGTAACTTTAATTGGATAAAACTAAAACGCCAAGAAGAAGGCCATCTAGAAGATACCATTGATTGTGTAGTCCTTGGTTACTATGCAGGTAAAGGAAAACGCACACATTTTGGTATTGGTGCATTCTTAGTAGGGGTTTTCAATAAAGAACTGGATATGTTTCAAACAGTGGCTAAAATTGGTACCGGTATGACTGATTCTGAATGGCGTGAATTAAAGAAGAAATGTGATTCATTAACAGTTGCGGAGAAACCAAAAAATATTCAATGCGCTAAAGAACTTATTCCCGACAAATGGGTAACACCGGATATCGTCTGTCGCGTACGAGCTGATGAAATTACCCTGTCCCCACTACATAGCGCTGGTAAAACCGAAAAAAATCTTGGTTATGCATTACGATTTCCACGATTCATGGATTATCGTTTTGATAAAGGTGCTGAAGAAGCAACAACTGATGATGAAATCAAACGATTATATGAAGATCAATTTATAAAATAA
- a CDS encoding glycerol-3-phosphate acyltransferase yields the protein MYIFMITTGIAAYLIGAIPMGYLIAQLKGITDIRSHGSGNIGATNVSRLLGMRYFFLVFLLDAGKAFLFIHMIQSYFELNYLCVFASILLIGNGCSIFLNGNGGKGVATLCGLLAGLYPMAIISSFSIWLFLLLVTNTVGIASVGSALCLPLYTYTINYTSLFLFSLFSTLWILRTHQLNIYAYWKKY from the coding sequence ATGTATATTTTTATGATAACAACTGGTATAGCCGCATATCTTATTGGAGCAATCCCCATGGGTTATCTTATCGCTCAATTAAAAGGAATTACTGATATCCGTTCTCATGGATCAGGCAATATCGGTGCAACAAATGTCTCTCGGTTACTTGGAATGCGATATTTTTTTCTCGTTTTTTTACTTGATGCTGGCAAAGCTTTTTTATTCATACACATGATACAATCCTATTTTGAACTTAATTATCTTTGTGTTTTTGCAAGCATATTACTTATTGGCAATGGCTGTTCAATATTTTTAAATGGTAATGGAGGAAAAGGTGTTGCAACCCTTTGTGGATTACTTGCTGGTTTATACCCAATGGCGATTATTTCTTCATTTAGTATTTGGTTATTCTTATTACTAGTAACCAATACAGTTGGTATAGCATCAGTCGGTTCTGCTCTATGTTTACCATTATATACGTACACAATAAACTATACCTCACTCTTTCTATTTTCCCTGTTTTCTACATTATGGATTCTACGCACACATCAACTTAATATCTATGCATATTGGAAAAAATATTGA
- the pgsA gene encoding CDP-diacylglycerol--glycerol-3-phosphate 3-phosphatidyltransferase: MHNTKLSLPMFLTFIRLIGSPIILPFFLVYLLPYNIFLLNCCLALFFCLFGLTDFFDGYLARKYQQVTSTGAMLDHVADKFLLYSTLIALVAAHKLHFFWAIIWIGREFFIMTLRYVALENNYSIAVSSYGKLKTIIQIICLACVIANPYYILNVSTTYWNAVELFLLLLATVLSIGSAYNYCSIFMIQLKNRKNL, translated from the coding sequence ATGCATAACACAAAACTTTCTCTTCCAATGTTTCTCACTTTCATTAGATTAATAGGATCTCCTATAATTTTGCCATTTTTTTTAGTATATCTGTTGCCTTATAACATTTTTTTGCTTAATTGTTGTTTAGCGTTATTTTTTTGCTTATTCGGATTAACCGATTTTTTTGATGGTTATTTAGCACGTAAATATCAACAAGTTACTTCTACAGGAGCAATGCTTGATCATGTAGCTGATAAATTTTTACTCTATTCAACACTCATTGCATTAGTAGCTGCACATAAACTACATTTTTTTTGGGCTATTATCTGGATAGGAAGAGAATTCTTTATTATGACACTTCGTTACGTTGCCTTAGAGAATAACTATTCAATCGCTGTTTCATCCTATGGCAAACTTAAAACAATTATTCAAATTATTTGCTTAGCATGCGTTATTGCTAATCCATATTATATACTTAATGTTTCTACAACTTACTGGAACGCTGTTGAGCTGTTTCTTTTATTGCTTGCAACAGTACTATCAATTGGTAGTGCTTATAATTATTGTTCTATTTTTATGATACAACTTAAAAATAGAAAAAATTTATAG
- the secD gene encoding protein translocase subunit SecD — protein sequence MKSTVKHIVSSELMIWLLLGVIGIYFLYPLRQSLRFGIDLVGGSYLTLEVKTNKAIEAELLNKLHNINTKLSRERSIVVTSKTIENNTIILMFQNQQQTQDATQILKTDEHELVQKVDKNTIVLYFPEQIEKRIKNDAVSRNIEILRTRLDKFSVAEISIAKQGEKEIIIELPDVKNPQEAKEMIGRAALLEFKIVEKIGSSESELLLEYDGDLPDDLQILPGEYTHGRSRSYYVVQKYAKVTGNMLSDARPTMGGKTGIEPVVQFSFNEDGADKFYELTSKNYNRQLAIVLDGKVISAPRINEAIRNTGTITGTFTSDEVKKLAYLLKSGSFVAPVTFEEERQIGPSLGATSIKNGLYSCLGGFALIFLFSLYYYQWCGLLAFLALVYNLILILVGLAWLRATLTLPGIAGMTLTIGMAIDASILIFERIKEEIAQGNSVKNSIDKGFVGAMGVILDGNITTFISGIVLYNLGSGPIQGFAVTLMLGIIATLVATLFFLRSFFKFILNNFSIQKLSI from the coding sequence ATGAAATCAACAGTAAAACATATTGTCAGTTCTGAATTAATGATATGGCTATTATTAGGCGTTATTGGTATCTATTTTTTATATCCGCTACGTCAATCATTACGATTCGGAATAGATCTTGTTGGTGGTAGTTACTTAACTCTTGAAGTAAAAACTAATAAAGCAATTGAAGCAGAACTATTAAATAAGTTACACAATATTAATACTAAATTAAGTCGCGAGCGTTCAATTGTTGTAACGTCAAAAACAATAGAGAACAATACAATTATTCTCATGTTTCAAAATCAACAACAAACACAAGATGCTACGCAAATTTTAAAAACTGATGAACACGAACTAGTACAAAAAGTTGATAAAAACACAATCGTATTATATTTTCCAGAACAAATCGAAAAACGTATTAAAAATGATGCTGTATCGCGTAATATTGAAATATTACGTACTCGTCTTGATAAATTTAGCGTTGCTGAAATTTCTATCGCGAAACAAGGCGAAAAAGAAATTATTATTGAACTACCTGATGTCAAAAATCCACAAGAAGCAAAAGAAATGATTGGACGTGCTGCGCTTCTTGAATTTAAAATTGTTGAAAAAATAGGTTCAAGCGAATCAGAATTACTACTCGAATATGACGGAGATCTTCCTGATGATCTACAGATTTTACCAGGTGAATACACACATGGTCGCTCTCGTTCATATTATGTTGTACAAAAATATGCTAAGGTAACGGGCAATATGCTTTCTGATGCACGACCTACAATGGGCGGAAAAACTGGAATTGAACCAGTCGTGCAATTTTCATTTAATGAAGATGGTGCTGATAAATTTTACGAACTAACCAGCAAAAATTATAACAGACAACTTGCAATTGTGCTTGATGGTAAAGTAATTTCCGCACCAAGAATAAACGAAGCAATTCGAAATACAGGAACCATTACCGGAACATTCACTAGTGATGAGGTAAAAAAATTAGCGTATTTACTTAAATCAGGTTCTTTTGTTGCTCCCGTTACTTTTGAAGAAGAAAGACAAATTGGACCTTCACTTGGAGCAACATCAATAAAAAATGGTTTATATTCATGTCTTGGTGGATTTGCGCTTATATTTTTATTTAGTTTATATTATTATCAGTGGTGCGGATTGTTAGCATTTCTAGCTTTGGTCTATAACCTTATTTTAATATTAGTTGGTCTTGCATGGCTACGTGCAACGCTAACATTACCTGGCATTGCTGGTATGACATTAACTATTGGTATGGCGATTGATGCATCAATCTTAATTTTCGAACGAATTAAAGAAGAAATAGCACAAGGTAATAGTGTAAAAAATTCTATTGATAAAGGATTTGTGGGTGCAATGGGAGTTATTTTAGATGGCAATATCACGACCTTCATTAGTGGCATTGTTCTCTATAATTTAGGGTCAGGCCCAATTCAAGGATTTGCTGTAACATTAATGCTGGGAATCATTGCTACATTGGTAGCTACCTTATTCTTCTTAAGATCATTTTTTAAATTTATTTTAAATAATTTTAGTATTCAAAAGCTTTCTATTTAG
- a CDS encoding pyridoxamine 5'-phosphate oxidase family protein: protein MAKHVGIKLPEDLLTVLKKGQTVGILATFSEKGLPNTTPVQCIVAKGLESILLTIHKDHTGYHNMVWQKKVMICFLDEGNVAYSILGRAGVVRAPSLVHPFMNVVRIDIIDIKCDRSVLTNVTSGVRWNYTSSEAEELSNALMKEIEELSVTL, encoded by the coding sequence ATGGCAAAACATGTTGGCATAAAATTACCAGAAGATTTATTGACAGTTTTAAAAAAAGGACAAACGGTAGGCATTCTTGCAACTTTTTCTGAAAAAGGATTACCAAACACAACTCCTGTCCAATGTATAGTCGCGAAGGGTCTTGAAAGCATCTTATTGACTATTCACAAAGACCATACAGGATATCACAACATGGTATGGCAAAAAAAAGTTATGATTTGTTTTTTAGATGAAGGCAATGTGGCGTATAGTATTTTAGGACGCGCTGGTGTTGTAAGAGCTCCATCACTTGTTCATCCATTTATGAATGTTGTACGTATTGATATTATTGATATTAAATGTGATAGATCAGTTTTAACTAATGTAACGAGTGGTGTAAGGTGGAATTATACCTCATCAGAAGCTGAAGAACTGTCTAATGCTTTAATGAAGGAAATAGAAGAACTTTCAGTAACTCTTTAG
- the hemW gene encoding radical SAM family heme chaperone HemW, whose amino-acid sequence MYYDISSHTRSLYIHWPFCPYRCHYCPFVALASHDPFMERYHNALTKEIQEFGSNYANRLPLNTIYFGGGTPSTYPDHLLRDMFATLNQFFIFDENTEITFEVNPGTVRFEQLSLWKELGINRISIGVQSLNDSVLHKLNRLQKATDVYSLLDKAPSYFDNISVDVILGLPGISMIEWKELLAKIVTWNITHISMYILEVHDSTPLFFNVSSKKVILPCDDEVVDAYYWSREFLINHNFNQYEISSFAKTKKESRHNSMYWERLPYRGFGLGACSFDGTSRLQNEKNLIKYLESIEQNKYKPVFTEIITKDQIYVEKIMLGLRRTKGVCWEEISNNLTVVQKKELKTIINTLQKEKLIIENNGRLQLTPAGLVIENEIITRLAL is encoded by the coding sequence ATGTATTATGATATTTCATCACACACACGATCTCTTTATATTCATTGGCCTTTTTGCCCATATCGCTGTCATTACTGCCCTTTTGTTGCGCTTGCATCGCATGATCCATTTATGGAACGATACCACAATGCCTTAACAAAAGAGATCCAAGAGTTTGGCAGCAATTACGCGAACCGACTACCATTAAATACAATTTATTTTGGCGGTGGAACACCCAGCACATATCCTGATCATCTTTTACGCGATATGTTCGCCACATTGAATCAATTTTTTATTTTTGATGAAAACACGGAAATAACATTTGAAGTTAATCCGGGAACAGTGCGATTTGAACAATTAAGCTTATGGAAAGAATTAGGAATTAATCGAATAAGTATTGGCGTGCAAAGTCTTAATGATTCTGTTTTGCATAAATTAAATCGTTTACAAAAAGCCACAGATGTATACTCTTTGCTTGATAAAGCACCAAGCTATTTTGATAACATTTCTGTAGATGTTATTTTAGGCCTACCAGGAATTAGCATGATTGAATGGAAAGAGTTATTAGCAAAAATAGTTACATGGAATATTACTCATATATCAATGTATATATTGGAAGTTCATGATAGCACACCATTATTCTTTAATGTTTCATCAAAGAAAGTCATATTGCCTTGCGATGATGAAGTTGTAGATGCATATTACTGGTCTCGCGAATTTCTTATTAATCATAATTTTAATCAATATGAGATTTCTAGTTTTGCAAAAACAAAAAAAGAATCTCGCCATAATAGTATGTATTGGGAACGTTTGCCATATAGAGGATTTGGGCTTGGTGCATGTTCATTTGATGGAACTTCTCGCTTACAAAATGAAAAAAATCTTATTAAATATTTAGAAAGTATCGAACAAAACAAGTATAAACCAGTTTTTACAGAAATAATTACCAAAGATCAAATATATGTTGAAAAAATTATGCTTGGATTAAGAAGAACAAAGGGGGTTTGTTGGGAAGAAATTAGTAATAATTTAACCGTTGTACAAAAAAAAGAACTTAAAACTATAATTAATACATTACAAAAAGAAAAATTAATTATAGAAAATAACGGTCGTCTGCAATTAACTCCCGCGGGGTTGGTCATAGAAAATGAAATAATAACGAGACTTGCCTTATAA
- the mreC gene encoding rod shape-determining protein MreC, with translation MFINVSIIETFSSYMVYPLLRVQRIVFEPITSWLGRYIIMHNLDKVVEDLKKKNDEIVAENIALKALRNYSEEIGELYNFKKKYLLNRGSIAQVLARHFSPNNQFFLVDAGRSHGIKKNMIALWCNSIVGKVVEVYPWYCKVSLITDADCKVVAVCSQGNVTGIHEGINEIDRTIMRYVSHLESVCIDDLVLSSGEGFVFPKGFALGKIISVTKGELFYTIMIRPTLDFQGLQYCTLIAKEDI, from the coding sequence ATGTTCATTAATGTTTCAATTATTGAAACATTTTCATCATACATGGTATATCCTTTGCTGCGAGTCCAGCGAATAGTTTTTGAACCCATTACATCATGGTTAGGCCGTTATATAATAATGCACAATCTCGATAAAGTAGTTGAAGATTTAAAAAAGAAAAACGATGAGATTGTAGCTGAAAATATTGCATTAAAAGCATTGCGAAATTATTCAGAAGAGATAGGCGAATTATATAATTTTAAAAAAAAATATTTATTAAATCGAGGATCTATTGCACAAGTATTAGCTCGTCATTTCTCACCTAATAATCAATTCTTTCTCGTTGATGCAGGAAGATCTCATGGTATAAAAAAAAACATGATAGCGTTATGGTGTAATTCTATAGTTGGGAAGGTTGTTGAGGTTTATCCCTGGTATTGTAAAGTATCTCTTATTACCGATGCTGATTGCAAAGTTGTCGCAGTATGCTCTCAGGGTAACGTTACTGGTATTCATGAAGGAATTAATGAAATTGATCGTACGATAATGCGTTATGTAAGTCATTTGGAATCGGTTTGCATTGATGATTTAGTGCTGTCAAGCGGAGAAGGTTTTGTTTTTCCTAAAGGATTTGCTTTAGGAAAAATTATCTCAGTTACTAAGGGAGAGTTATTTTATACTATTATGATACGGCCTACGTTAGACTTTCAAGGATTACAATATTGTACTCTTATTGCCAAGGAAGATATCTGA
- a CDS encoding S49 family peptidase has protein sequence MTLLTSIKTIFFLITFLYIAPFLFEGIKKQYIALLEPRTPIGILHVLNPFNQTSYFIERLHFFFKNPSIKGIIIKIDCTDIAPGTSHTIFHDIRQLKKMYPKPIIALIENTCLAGAYLIASVCDYIIAPESAIIGNIGYTFTTIPHYILDEEHNEMFNDIKNELYQHLTKQIALQRKLLLTTTHSWGDGKIFTGSKAVSLGLSNEVGSLCAAIRTIKEKALIEGEIEWIEYNDKTSYSDIFLGNKSTIL, from the coding sequence ATGACCCTGCTTACCTCAATCAAAACAATTTTTTTTCTTATTACCTTTTTGTATATAGCACCTTTTTTATTTGAAGGAATTAAAAAACAATATATAGCTTTATTAGAACCTCGAACGCCTATTGGAATTCTTCACGTACTAAATCCTTTTAATCAAACATCATATTTTATTGAACGATTACATTTTTTTTTCAAAAACCCCTCTATAAAGGGCATTATCATTAAAATAGATTGTACAGATATTGCTCCTGGCACTAGCCATACTATCTTTCATGACATTCGGCAGCTCAAAAAAATGTATCCTAAACCTATTATTGCATTAATAGAAAATACATGTCTTGCGGGAGCATATCTTATAGCAAGCGTATGTGATTATATCATCGCGCCAGAATCGGCAATTATAGGAAACATTGGATATACCTTTACTACAATACCACATTACATATTAGATGAAGAACACAATGAGATGTTTAACGACATAAAAAATGAATTGTATCAACATCTTACTAAGCAAATTGCTTTACAGAGAAAATTATTGCTTACAACGACGCATAGCTGGGGCGATGGAAAAATTTTCACTGGTAGCAAGGCTGTCTCTTTAGGCTTAAGCAATGAAGTTGGCTCGTTATGCGCAGCAATAAGAACAATTAAAGAAAAAGCACTTATTGAAGGAGAAATTGAATGGATTGAATATAATGATAAAACATCATATTCAGATATCTTCCTTGGCAATAAGAGTACAATATTGTAA
- a CDS encoding toxin C-terminal domain-containing protein → MCVHNFAPVIVFGISLFFCSGTIEVAGISLGIAGLGTCLGYQWHKNKRSKCDVIISPVGGNGMMPEDPEEKERKRNQAREDHKVLTNKEARDLAKQHGYREAKNHPCGDTRNKPVFTNGKNYISPDADGHGGGSWKVFNKKGNRLGTWSIDLTKNIRG, encoded by the coding sequence GTGTGTGTTCATAATTTTGCGCCGGTAATTGTTTTTGGAATATCTTTGTTTTTTTGCTCAGGGACAATTGAAGTAGCTGGGATTAGCCTTGGTATAGCAGGATTGGGGACATGTCTTGGTTATCAATGGCATAAAAATAAGCGAAGTAAATGTGATGTTATTATATCACCTGTTGGTGGTAATGGCATGATGCCAGAAGATCCTGAAGAGAAAGAAAGAAAAAGAAATCAGGCGCGTGAAGATCATAAAGTATTAACAAATAAAGAAGCTCGAGATTTAGCAAAGCAACATGGATATAGAGAAGCAAAAAATCACCCATGTGGTGATACGCGTAATAAGCCGGTGTTTACGAATGGAAAAAATTATATTAGTCCAGATGCAGACGGACATGGTGGTGGCTCATGGAAAGTATTTAATAAAAAGGGTAACCGGCTTGGTACATGGAGCATAGATCTAACAAAAAATATTAGAGGATGA
- the rpmE gene encoding 50S ribosomal protein L31 — MKKDIHPERHSIVARCACGNAFETHSTNSELRVTICSNCHPFFTGQQKFLDTAGRIEKFNKKYAKKA; from the coding sequence ATGAAAAAAGATATACATCCAGAGCGTCATAGTATCGTTGCGCGTTGTGCGTGTGGTAATGCATTCGAAACCCATTCAACAAATAGTGAATTAAGAGTTACCATTTGTTCAAATTGCCATCCATTTTTTACTGGCCAGCAGAAATTTCTTGATACCGCAGGTCGGATTGAGAAGTTTAATAAAAAATATGCAAAAAAAGCATAG